The window TGACTCTGGAATGTCTGGGAGATTAATTTTCATTGAGACAAAAGGCTCTACGTGGTTAGAGGCTACTATTTTGAAGGTTTGAAAGGATCAATCAAGCCGATCTTAGAGATCCTAACATTAATTTTAAAAACACTATCAGGATCACTCTTCGCTTATGCCCCGACTTATTGAGAAGTTACTCCAGCAGGTCTTAACTTACTGACAAGCAACGGTATTTATCAATGCCGAAGCCAAGAGTTACAACCCAAGCAAAGTCACCTAGATTCACTCTTTGACAGCATTCATTGGCAAGAACAATTACATTTAGACAAGCCCCTGGTGCATGTTGTTGATAGAGAAGCAGATTCAGCGAAAGACTTAAGACGTTTAGGCTCAGTTCACTGGCTAACTCGAACTAAAAAAGGCTCAACGTTCCGTCACGAAGGTCAGTTTAAAACGGCTGAAATCATCAGTCGAACAATCTCCCCAGACTTGAAAGGTGTTATTTCTCTTCGAGGTAAAGAGGGCTATTTGTTTGTTGGTGAAACGACTGTTGAGTTACACCGGAAATCAGAAAAGCTCGCGTCAGCGGCGCCCACCTGTCGCTTTGTTATGAGCCTGGTCACGGATGATGAAGGTAAAGAGCTAGCAAGATGGTATCTGCTGTCTAACGTGTTGGATGTTGATGCAACAGAGATTGCAACGTGGTATTGCCATCGCTGGAATATTGAATCTTGGTTTAAGTTATTGAAGTCAGATGGTCATCAGTTAGAAAAATGGCAGCAAACTACTGCGGAGTCAATATTAAAGCGTCTGATCACAGCCAGTGTTGCAACGACGTTGATATTTAAGCTTTATTCGGACAGCTCGGATGAAGCTAATGAATTTAAAGGTTTTTTGGTTAAGCTGAGTGGTCGTTTAACTAAGCGAACAAAGCCTGTCACTCAGCCATCACTGCTTGCGGGACTATGGGTTTTCCTACAAATGTGTGAAGTACTAGATACCTACACCATGGATGAGATAAACGCGATGAGGCAAATAGCCAGTTCGTTTTTTGCTCAATCTGTGTAGATACCTATGGTTATAGCCATGTTGGGAAGTTAATGTATTTTGATCGGGATGGGAAAATTCATAGTGACGGAAGTTTGTCTTGGTGGGCTAGATTTTGGGATCGCCTCGAAGGTAGATATGATGATGTTTTTGATTTAATGCCTGATGGAGTCGGTGATCATGGTATGGATAAGTATAAGGAATTGTCGGAAGAAACATATAACAAGCACAATTAACTCGGACATTTTTCCGCAGTGTTGATATACGTAATTTTAGCGTGATGGGCATAGGTTTTATTCTCCTATGGCATTTATGGGAGGATATAAACCTGTTTACTTCTTACTAGCAAGTCCCCTATAAAGGTATCAAGTTGACGCGTTTTACTGGCATAGCCATTGGTCAGGTCAACAAGATGCTGCACGACGGCAAACTCCCTCAACGTCGTAAAACACCGGGCAAGCCAAAAGAGAAGCCGCTCATCAATATGATCGCTCTTATGAAAGAAGCGGATTCATTAGCTTTCTAAGTGAGTCATTTGAATATAGCAATAGGGATGGGAGTTCACTATGTCTGCAAATGAATGTCCAAAACACACCGCGTTCACAAACGCATGTTCTGCATTTAGTAATGCACACACCATTAAGCATTTGGCTGCAAAGTTCGGGTTAGATGCGCAAATGCAGTGCAACAAGCTAGATGCCAGCAAAACCCACAAGCTGTTTGTAGAAGAATTACTGTTACTCACCAAAGCAACCTACAACCCAGTAACGGGGAAAATGGATACCGGCTTGCGTTTAAAGCCCTGCAGCTTTCAGGTTAAACTCGGTTTTCATCCGTAATGAGGTAGATTTTACGCATATGGCATAGTGCCCTTTTCGTTCTTTTATTTTTCTAAGGATCATGCTGCGAACTTCTTTCGCTAACCACTTAGCTGGATTTGCACCAATGGGCATAGGTCTAGGTACTAAATCCATTACATCAGAACATTTCTTGGATTCAGACAATAACTTATATGTAAGATTAAACATCTCATCATTTACTGGCCAGTAATTAGCTTGAGGGCCATAAATTGTAACTAGAAAGATTCGTAAATTATACTTTTCTGCAACCGTTAGACTCATCTTATTTACTCATAATAGAATTAAAAACATTTTGATAATTAGCTTCCAAACCATTGATGTGTACATGATGAATTTGAGAGCCTCCTATAATAAAAACATTACCTTGTTTATATTCGTCAGAATAAGCACCAAAAACTGTTATTTGATTTAATTTTTTCACATCTGTGTTGTCATTTTTAATTCCAAATGAATTTGATAATTCAGATGAAATTAAACTCAACCATTCGGGCAGCTGTTTCCTTTTTTCAAGTAAGAACAACGATTGAAAAAAGTCCACTTCAACGCCGGTCAAATCAACGGGATGATAATACTTTGCCGCATCAACTAACTCATGTGAAAAATACCAATCGTCATACTTAAATATGAGTAAATTGCCGGAATGCACTAGAGATTTTGGTGCATCATAGTTTATTTGGAGGCTTTTCGACAAATGTAATTGACTATCACTAGCAAAAGATAAGCATGGCAACATCAAGCAAATGATTAAAATAAGTTTTTTCATTCTTGATTCATCAATAGTAAAGATACTTAACTCTATTAAAATTTATTTATTTACCCAACACAAATATGAATTTTAAAACAAATAATGCGATAGAAAGCAAGAGACCATGTAACAATCCATTTTGATACTTTCACACTAACAGCTTCAACACAAAGTTACATTTTCGAGTTAATATTATATTCAACGAACTTATTTTTATAATGTCTATGCTGAGTGCATAGGCAATAAACGAAAAAAAGCCCCCTTGCAAGAAGGGGGCAATAAATACCATCGCTATTATTATTCTTTAACCGAAATCACCGTTTACGTAACCACGAGTACGATCGTCGCGTGGATTGCTAAACAGTGCGTGGGTATCGTCGTGTTCAACCAATTCACCCATTAGGAAGAATGCAGTTCGGTCTGAAATACGACGTGCTTGCTGCATAGAGTGCGTAACGATAACAATGGTGAAATCTTTCTTAAGAGATTCCATCAAATCTTCAATCTTCTTGGTTGCAATAGGATCTAGTGCTGATGTTGGTTCATCCATAAGGATAACTTCTGGCTCCATTGCGATAGTACGGGCAATACACAAACGCTGTTGCTGACCACCAGAAAGACTGAATGCATGCGACTTAAGACGATCTTTTACTTCATCCCACAGTGCTGCGCCGCGTAGTGATTGTTCTACTACGCCATCTAATACTTTTTTATCTTTAATGCCTTGAGCACGCAAACCATAAGCCACGTTCTCGTAGATGCTCATTGGGAATGGGTTTGGTTTCTGAAAAACCATACCAACCTTAATACGAAGCTGCGCGACATCAATGTTGCCATATACATCTTCGCCATCCATTGACAGTAAACCGTCGATTTTAACGCCTTCAATAAGGTCGTTCATACGGTTAAGACAACGAAGTAGGGTAGATTTACCACAACCCGAAGGACCAATTAACGCCGTAACCTGACGGTTTGGAATAGGTAGACAGATTTGCTTAAGAGCCTGATTTTCGCCGTAGAATAGGTTTAGGTTATCAATATTAAATTTGTTCATCTTCATCTTCCTCAAAAATTAGTAAGTCGCAGTATTAAAGCGGCTAGCAATCAGTTTCGTTAGCATGTTAATCATCAGAACTATCACAATTAGAACGGTTGCCGTTGCATAGGCTTGTTGCCATTCATGAATGGTGTATAGCTCTTGCGTTAATTTATACAGGTGAACTGTTAACGTACGACCCGAGTCAAGAACACTCTCGGGAATACGAGCAACCATACCTGCGGTCATGAATACAGGTGCTGATTCACCGATAACACGACCCACGCTGAGGATGATAGAGGTTACGATACCAGGCATAGCGCTAGGTAAGATAAGTCTCCAGATGGTGTAAATTTTAGATGAACCTAGTGCATACGAACCTTCACGGTAAGTTTGCGGTACTGCCATTAATGCTTCTTCTGTTGTACGAATAATAACAGGAAGAATCAAAATACTGAGGGTGAGTGCCCCTGATAGAATCGAGTAACCAAAGCCAAGTATGACAACAAAGAATGTCATACCGAACAGGCCGTAGATAATCGATGGAATACCCGCTAATGATTCAGTACAAAAGCGAATAACCTTAACCCATTTACTGCCCAC is drawn from Photobacterium profundum SS9 and contains these coding sequences:
- a CDS encoding phage regulatory CII family protein — translated: MSANECPKHTAFTNACSAFSNAHTIKHLAAKFGLDAQMQCNKLDASKTHKLFVEELLLLTKATYNPVTGKMDTGLRLKPCSFQVKLGFHP
- the pstB gene encoding phosphate ABC transporter ATP-binding protein PstB — protein: MNKFNIDNLNLFYGENQALKQICLPIPNRQVTALIGPSGCGKSTLLRCLNRMNDLIEGVKIDGLLSMDGEDVYGNIDVAQLRIKVGMVFQKPNPFPMSIYENVAYGLRAQGIKDKKVLDGVVEQSLRGAALWDEVKDRLKSHAFSLSGGQQQRLCIARTIAMEPEVILMDEPTSALDPIATKKIEDLMESLKKDFTIVIVTHSMQQARRISDRTAFFLMGELVEHDDTHALFSNPRDDRTRGYVNGDFG
- the pstA gene encoding phosphate ABC transporter permease PstA; translated protein: MSDTIKRTVSLNTKNKASQLLKDKLSLAVIWLSAGITVGFLVWVVWYILSNGLAFVDWSFVSSNYTTIGDESGIWPMIVTTLYMVAASISVAAPLGIMTAIYLTEYAAVGSKWVKVIRFCTESLAGIPSIIYGLFGMTFFVVILGFGYSILSGALTLSILILPVIIRTTEEALMAVPQTYREGSYALGSSKIYTIWRLILPSAMPGIVTSIILSVGRVIGESAPVFMTAGMVARIPESVLDSGRTLTVHLYKLTQELYTIHEWQQAYATATVLIVIVLMINMLTKLIASRFNTATY